The following coding sequences lie in one Saccopteryx bilineata isolate mSacBil1 chromosome X, mSacBil1_pri_phased_curated, whole genome shotgun sequence genomic window:
- the LOC136317651 gene encoding ubiquitin-conjugating enzyme E2 D3-like, with product MAHPVSKAVRRLTKELLDMSRNPQEHYSVGPVGDNMLEWQGNIVGPKDSPYERGVFIIKMNFPWCYPFNPPKIMFITPIYHPNVDRYGAVSMELFWSGWSSKMIISQILQSVRSLLCQPSLEDVSNLEIGSLYLEDRAKFHSKARELTEKYAM from the coding sequence ATGGCGCATCCCGTGTCCAAGGCCGTGAGGCGGCTCACCAAGGAGCTCCTGGATATGTCACGGAACCCCCAAGAGCACTACTCTGTGGGGCCTGTGGGAGACAACATGCTTGAGTGGCAAGGGAATATCGTGGGGCCCAAGGACAGTCCTTACGAGAGAGGAGTTTTTATCATCAAGATGAACTTTCCATGGTGTTACCCCTTCAACCCACCCAAGATCATGTTTATTACCCCAATTTACCACCCCAATGTTGATAGATATGGGGCTGTCTCTATGGAACTCTTTTGGTCAGGATGGTCCTCAAAAATGATAATTTCTCAAATATTGCAATCAGTCAGATCTCTGTTGTGTCAGCCCAGCCTAGAAGATGTAAGTAATCTAGAAATTGGGAGCCTCTACTTAGAGGATAGGGCAAAGTTTCACTCAAAAGCTCGAGAACTTACTGAGAAGTATGCCATGTAA